Below is a genomic region from Lutra lutra chromosome 5, mLutLut1.2, whole genome shotgun sequence.
CCGTGACATGATAGGTATCGCCTTCACGGGTTCAGGCAAGACACTGGTGTTCACATTGCCTGTCATCATGTTCTGCCTGGAACAAGAAAAGAGATTACCTTTCTCCAAGCGCGAAGGGCCCTATGGACTCATCATCTGCCCCTCGGTAAGACAGACCAGGCTAGAGGGCAGGGCAGAGACAGGACTGACTTCTGGTGCCAACCTCTGCCTTGTGCCTACAGCGGGAACTCGCCCGGCAGACCCATGGCATCCTGGAGTATTACTGCCGCCTACTGCAGGAGGACAGTTCCCCGCTCCTGCGCTGCGCTCTCTGCATCGGGGGCATGTCTGTTAAAGAGCAGATGGAAACCATCCGACAGTGAGCACAGGCACCCCCACCCTGTGGGCCTCCCCAGAGCCACTCAGCAAGCTAAAGGGCCCTTTGCTTTAGCTACCCCTGCAGACCCTTACAGAAGCCTCCTTGTCCTCAAGGAGTTCCTCGTCTAATGGGGAGATCAGttggggtgggacagagggatgTGGTAAGGTAAGGTACTGTGGGAGCACAGCAGATGGAATGGGGGCATCTGGCGGTCAGGGCATTCTGGGCAGAAGACACAGAGGTGGGGGATCCAAGATGTCCAGGAAGGTCAGGATCCTTCAGTGTGGTCCAGAATGGAGGCTGAGACACTAGGGCAGGGCCAGATCTGCAGTCCCCAGCAGACAGTGCTATTCGacctgggccaggctctggggtTATGGACAGGCCACACCCAGTCCCTTCTTTCAAGGCATTCCTGGTCTCAGGGAAGAGTCAGATAGAGAAAGGATTAATTTAGCATTCCAGGAAGGTGAGCCCATCAATGCCTACAAAGGGACGTGCAGGAGCACATAGTGTGGTCTGGCTGGAGCTTCAGGACCGCTGTCTTCTAGAGAGGGAAGGGTGTGTCAGGCAGGGTTGATTCATGGCTGGGGAGGAGCTCTGGAGCACAGCAGTAGTCAAGAAGGCTGCAGCCCCATCCAGAAGAGACATGTTTTACAAGTAGGACAGGATGCTAGAAGTGAtgaggggacaggggaggagagacaggaaagaggCCAGAGAGCAGAATGAGCAGATGCCAGCCCATAGGTGCAGGGGTGGGCAGGTAACCCTGACCTCAGGGTCTTCTCTTGATCCCTAGCGGTGTGCACATGATGGTAGCCACACCTGGGCGCCTCATGGATTTGCTGCAGAAGAAGATGGTCAGTCTAGACATCTGCCGCTACCTGGCTCTGGACGAGGCTGACCGCATGATTGACATGGGTTTTGAGGGTGACATCCGCACCATCTTCTCCTACTTCAAGGTGCCCGTCCCTTCCTGGCTAGGCCATTCCTGCCACCCTACCCAGCACACCCCATTCAACTGTGGCAGGCCCTGAGGCCTAGCACTGCCCACCCACTGGCCCTGCTTCGGGGCTTGACATCCCAGCTACTTGGTCTTCCCAGGCCTCAGCATGACATCCCAGCTACTTGGTCTTCCCAGGCCTCAGCATGCCCTCAGTCCTAGCCCTGCTCTTCCTCAGGGCCAGCGACAGACCTTACTCTTCAGTGCCACCATGCCTAAGAAGATTCAGAACTTTGCCAAGAGTGCCCTGGTAAAGCCGGTCACAATCAACGTGGGGCGCGCCGGGGCTGCTAGCCTGGATGTCATTCAGGTGGGCAGACACTCCTGGTGAACAGGGTTTTTCACTTAATGAGGGTTGGATATGGCCTGGCCATGTGGAAGCTCTTGGAGTAGGGTTGAGGGGCCCCCTTGTGGGCACTCGGGGTTTCATTCAAATCTCCAGCCTTTAGCAAGAAACATTCTTTGGGCGCCCAGTGCTTTATGGCAAGAGGCTTCTGGTTTCCTCCCAGCTAGGACTGGGGGCCCAGGCTCTGTGGCAGGGCCGTGGCTCGTGAGCCCATTTGCAGGCCCACCTGACCTGGCCCTTGTGATGGCAGGAGGTGGAATATGTCAAGGAGGAGGCCAAGATGGTATACCTGCTCGAATGCCTACAGAAAACACCCCCACCCGTAAGTGTAGCCCACCAGGCTAGCCCAGGACCcctggcaggagagggagggggcagtgggggcagCATGCTGGAGAAGGTTGGTTGGGGTCAGCTCCTGTGACTGAAGTTGGCCTTCCCGGTGCTTCCCAGGTGCTCATCTTTGCGGAGAAGAAGGCTGATGTGGATGCCATCCATGAGTACCTGCTGCTCAAGGGGGTCGAGGCAGTGGCCATCCATGGGGGCAAAGGTCAGGGGTAGTGCCTGCGTAGGCAGGGATTCTGCTGCTACTGCCACCATTCTCCTAACCCCTTTCCCTGCCTGGTGGGCCCATCGCTACTCCCCAGACTCCCGTCCCTCTAACAGCTCCTGCCTAACCCTCCCCAGACCAGGAGGAACGGACCAAGGCTATTGAGGCGTTCCGGGAAGGCAAGAAGGATGTTCTGGTGGCCACAGACGTAGCCTCCAAGGGCCTGGACTTCCCTGCCATCCAGCATGTCATAAATTATGACATGCCTGAGGAGATCGAAAACTATGGTGGGGAGCTTGGTGGGGGTCAGGGAGGTGGGCTAGCCCCTAGCCCCATAGGCAGTAGGTCAGAGGCTCTGTTCCCTCTCCATAGTGCACCGTATCGGCCGCACCGGGCGCTCTGGGAACACGGGCATTGCCACCACTTTCATCAACAAGGCCTGTGGTAAGGCTGCCCCCTCGGGATCGCCTCAGCTGTCCCCGGGGTCCTCTGCTGTGGCCACCCAGGTCCCGGCTGCGGGGCCTAGGGTTGGGCCTGACAGTTCCCTACCCCCCCCAGACGAGTCGGTGCTGATGGACCTGAAAGCTCTGCTGCTGGAGGCGAAGCAGAAAGTGCCCCCTGTGCTGCAGGTGCTACACTGTGGAGATGAGTCCATGCTGGACATTGGAGGTGACTGCAGGCGGGGGACACGggccggtggggggtggggggagcataaCGGGAGCACCACAAAACATGTCCAGGTGGCGCATCAGAGGGCTTGGGGGCGGGACCTAATGGGAAGCCAAGGTCTGGGCTGTGGAGCCTGGTCTTGCAAGCATGCTGACTCTCACCCCCGTGTCCCTAGGAGAGCGTGGCTGTGCCTTCTGTGGGGGCCTGGGCCATCGAATCACTGACTGCCCCAAACTCGAGGCTATGCAGACCAAGCAGGTCAGCAACATCGGCCGCAAGGACTACCTGGCCCACAGCTCCATGGACTTCTGAGGCTTCTGCCGTCCCTTGTCTCCGAGAGACTTCAGTCTCCAGCCACCATCTGTACACACCAACCCCCTGGACAAAAAGCCAGCATCTTCCGCccagctggcctgggctgggccaggctgggcctgGCTGCCTGCGCCCTGTGTACCCcagaattactatttttgttcCCCTTTACTCCTGCTGTCATTAAAGCACAAAGCTCTCCTGtctcagcccagccctgcctctgtgTTTCCTTCCCTGATCCCGGCTTCCTGGACAGGCTGTACGCTCTGACCTCCACAGCCCCTATGAGGCAGGGGAGTTGGcatctcccaccaccacccaggaggaaactgtgccctttggagctgcacaaaaccctcagattggAGGAAACCAGCATGACCCCTGGAAGCCACCCCTCCTTTGGCGCCCCACCGGGCCACCAACGTGGAGCCTGAGGCTTGGCCTGACCCCTCCCTCAACTTTGGCCCTGGAAAGCTCCCCTCAGCTGTGGCCCTCAGGGGAGTCAGGTGGATCCGGCCAAGTTCCCAGACGGTGTCAACACGCAGGTAGTGAGAAAGCACTCTGAATAGCAGGCGGAGCACAACCTGAATCACTGCACAAtgccagccaattctcatgagctttctccccaaatcaatatcagtttggggagaatgctcctgagaattggccggaaaccCCCAGTGAACTCGCTTCCGGCTGCGCAGGCCTTCAGGGAAGCCGCCTGGGCCTAGCCGAAGGTCCTGAGTGGTTGCAGCCCAAACCCTGCGAGAAAGCGCTCTAAAACCCAGGCGCATGGGTGGCCAAACCCTCCctctactcagccccctgggttttcattttcagcaCTGGCAGATCTGGCCTGCCATGACCTTAGGCTTAGGTCTAGGCCCTAGGTTGAGTTTTCAGGCTTCCGTCCCCAGAggccccaagccctccagattcgGGACCCTGGAGCCACACCCCTGGAGTCCTCTTGCCACCCAGATGGAAACTCTGTGTTGTTGGAGCTATGCAGAACCCTTCAGAGctggagaaacctgcatgtccCCCTGAGGACACCCCCACCTTGTGCAGCCCCCTGGCTACAAACCCGCAGCCTGACATGCCGCCTGACCCAACCCTCAACTTAGCACCCCAAGGAAGctgcctcagcactggcagatcaggcctgccatgcccttagCTCAGCTCACCTCAAGGACCCCAGTCAGCTCTAGGCAGACCTGGAACTCCCATCTGCCTCAAAGCTCTGGGATCCCCCCTTCTTCTTCCAAAATTACGCTGGCCCAGGTCTTTCATGAGAAAGGGAAAAGGCTACCTCCTGAATgcttaacacctcctttcctcttctgtcctatttctctccacttacctttgtacctgggcaAACTATGAGGAACATGTGAATGGAACATGTACAAGCTCTGAGATCTGAATCTTCATGACAGCGTTCTGAGGGCTCCTTCTGCAACAAGAAACTAGCGTATCCTACCACGGTGTATTTGAAAATGATCATCTACAGAATAGGAGAGtgaaaatcactccatttttacctcGCTCTTCATGAAGCAGAACAGGGTCTTCTGCCTTCCTTCATTGACTTCAATTCCAATTCGTTTCCCTGCAGTGATAATTCCTTTGCTTCGGGGGTAGGATTTCGTGATTCCTCacctgcatagaacacccagagctcatcacaacaagtgcccccCTAATAGCAATCACTCATTTAACCCTTccacccacacccctgccctctagcaaccctcagtttgtgctcTAAGGTGGAGTCTGTTCCTCATTGGTTTAtctctctcccctcactctgttcatctgtgttctttctgaaattccataggAGTCCAGTCATAGGGTATTGGTCTTGTCCTACTGATTTTTGCTTAGCTTAAtccactctagatccatccacatccttgcagatggtaagatttccttctttttgaagcTGGGTCCTATTCCACTgtgtgtagatatagatatagatataaatctcccatgtcttctttctccattcttcagtGAATGGACATTGGGACTCCCTCCATCATTTCGCTATGGTGgttaatgctgctataaacatcacgGTGCTTGTACGCCCACTGAATGggcatttttgtgtcctttggggaaatacctaggagtgcaattgctggatcctagggtcgTTCGGTTTTTAGCCTTTGGGGGAACaaccatactcttttccagagtggctgcagcagcccACATGCACAccgacagtgcaggagggttctaCTTTAAGAACATTACCTCCTGGCAGTTTtctaaggaggaaacagaaaacttgtGGGATAACCTGACTCACCGAGTGTCAGGCACGAAAttcaccccagggttcctgacACCAAACCCCTTGAAGCCACCAGCATGCCTCTATCCAGGAGAATTCCCAAAGACTGTCCTTCTGACTTCACCGCTCACAAAACTGAGTCTTCCCAGCCCGAGTTCCCAGATGGTGGCAACACACACCGAGCCAGAAACTGCTCTCAACAGCGGGCACGAGTGTGACCTGAATCGCTCCACAATGCTgggctttctgcccaaatcgatattgatttgggcagaaagctcatgagaactGAGCTCATGAGAACACCCAGCAAACTCTTTTCTGGCTACATGGACCTTCAGGGCAGCCGACAGGGCCTGGACCGAGGTCCCAAGTTGGGGAGAAAATGCAAGAAAGTGCTCTAAGTGCTCTAAAAGCCAGGCGCAGGCATGGCCAAAACCTCCctctactcagccccctggggtgCCGGTCTCAGCACTGGCAGGTTGGGTCTGACATGCCCCCAGTccctaacccaaaccctaggTTAGGTTTTGAGgctcctatcccccaaaccctacagattggggacccctgagccataccacaggactctgcctgccacccaggaggcaACTGTGTCATTGGGAGCTGCGCGAAACCTTCATACccggagaaacctgcatgccccctcAGGCCACCCCGACCTACAGCGAACCCCTCAAAccacaaacccagagcctgacactCAGGCGCACCCCCTCCCACATCACAGACCCCAGGGAACTTGTCTCCTTGGGGCCGCTTAGGGGAGCCACGTTGGGCCTGGCTCGTGGACCTCATGGCCGCAACATGCACCTAGCAAGAAAGTGCTCCCAACATCTGGTGGGTGCCGGGCCTGAATCACCGCCCAACGCCAGCCAATTATTATGAGATTTTGGCCCCAATTGATACTGATTTGGGCTGTAATCTCATGAGAATTGGCTGGGATCCCCAGGAGAACTCGCTCCCGGCATCAGGGGTCTTCGTGGGAGacacctgggcctggcccagggttCCAGTTGGTCACGGACCGGAGAGAGCAGGCTAAACACTGGGTGCACGCATGGCCCGGATCTCCTCCGAACGCCTACCAAACCTCCCTCTCCTCAGACCCCCGGGGAGCCCGCCTCAGCACCAGCTGGTGAGGCCTCCATGCCCCTTGGACCGAAACGCAACCCTGGCTTGGGTTCTCAGGCTTCCATCCTCAGAGTCCTGGCCCTGAAGACCCCAGATTGGGGACCTCTGAGTCACACCCCAGGAGTCCACCTgaacccaggaggaaaccatgcccttTGGAGgtgcacagaaccctcagaatgggagaaactgCATGCCCCCCTGAGGCCACCGCCAACATCAGGCACCCCCCCTGGAGCCTGATGTCTCATCTGACCGCAGTCCTCCATTAACCTCCCTGGCGATCCCACCTCAGTACCCACAGATCTTTCCTGGACTCCCAGATTCTCATGGGACTCTTCACGGGGCATATTCTGGCAACAAAGGTCATGTCAGGGCCACAGAAACCTCTGGCACTGGTTATAACGAGACTCTGGGATGTCAATGGAGTCCCAAGACATAGGCCATCTCAGAGTTTGTCTGCAAAGACACAGTTGGTAGGAAACCCAGATGCTgacagagggtagaggaagatggaaaaagcTAGGCTTTTTGTAGCCTAGGC
It encodes:
- the DDX41 gene encoding probable ATP-dependent RNA helicase DDX41 yields the protein MEDSEPERKRARTDEATATGSRSETEDEDDEDYVPYVPLRQRRQLLLQKLLQRRRKGAAEEEQQDSGSEPRGDEDDIPLGPQSNVSLLDQHQHLKEKAEARKESAKEKQLKEEEKILESVAEGRALMSVKEMAKGITYDDPIKTSWTPPRYVLSMSEERHERVRKKYHILVEGDGIPPPIKSFKEMKFPAAILRGLKKKGIHHPTPIQIQGIPTILSGRDMIGIAFTGSGKTLVFTLPVIMFCLEQEKRLPFSKREGPYGLIICPSRELARQTHGILEYYCRLLQEDSSPLLRCALCIGGMSVKEQMETIRHGVHMMVATPGRLMDLLQKKMVSLDICRYLALDEADRMIDMGFEGDIRTIFSYFKGQRQTLLFSATMPKKIQNFAKSALVKPVTINVGRAGAASLDVIQEVEYVKEEAKMVYLLECLQKTPPPVLIFAEKKADVDAIHEYLLLKGVEAVAIHGGKDQEERTKAIEAFREGKKDVLVATDVASKGLDFPAIQHVINYDMPEEIENYVHRIGRTGRSGNTGIATTFINKACDESVLMDLKALLLEAKQKVPPVLQVLHCGDESMLDIGGERGCAFCGGLGHRITDCPKLEAMQTKQVSNIGRKDYLAHSSMDF